From Homalodisca vitripennis isolate AUS2020 chromosome 1, UT_GWSS_2.1, whole genome shotgun sequence, the proteins below share one genomic window:
- the LOC124358975 gene encoding hydroxysteroid dehydrogenase-like protein 2 isoform X1, protein MINTGKLAGRTIFISGASRGIGKAIALKAARDGANVVIAAKTAEPHPKLPGTIYTAAKEVEEAGGQALPCVVDIREESQVAAAVNQAVERFGGIDILVNNASAISLTGTTDTDMKRYDLMQNINTRGTFLVSKMCIPHLKKSSNPHILNLSPPLNLAPHWFQNHVAYTIAKYGMSMCVLGMAEEFRRDGIAVNALWPKTAILTAAIEMLTGKGSARHSRKPEIVADAAYAILCKDAKNFTGQFVIDEDILRAEGVSQVQIDQYACEPSNKENLMPDFFLDVNPDTIISNHNVKVDKPKPKVEVKEEKPPTDVEHIFSAIQANLNEELVQKVQAMYQFNVTGPEERTWFLDLKNGLGSCGKGKAPSTPDATLAMSDVNFYKLFSGNLKPAAAFMTGKLKIHGDLKKAMKLEKLMGSLKTKL, encoded by the exons ATGATTAATACAGG AAAGTTGGCTGGTCGCACTATCTTCATCTCGGGTGCAAGTCGAGGCATCGGCAAAGCAATTGCGCTCAAGGCTGCACGAGATGGAGCCAACGTTGTCATCGCTGCCAAAACAGCTGAGCCACATCCCAAGCTGCCTGGTACCATTTACACTGCAGCCAAGGAGG TGGAGGAAGCAGGGGGCCAAGCACTACCATGTGTAGTGGACATCCGAGAGGAGAGTCAAGTAGCAGCAGCAGTAAACCAGGCGGTGGAGCGGTTTGGAGGTATCGACATTCTTGTTAACAACGCCAGTGCTATTAGCCTGACTGGCACCACTGATACCGACATGAAGCGATATGACCTCATGCAGAACATCAATACTCGTGGCACCTTCCTCGT ATCTAAGATGTGTATTCCTCACTTGAAAAAGAGTTCAAACCCACACATTCTGAATTTGAGTCCACCTCTGAACTTGGCACCCCACTGGTTCCAGAACCACGTGGCTTACACCATCGCAAAGTACGGGATGTCTATGTGTGTTCTCGGCATGGCAGAGGAGTTTCGGAGAGACGGCATTGCTGTCAATGCTCTCTGGCCAAAAACTg CCATTCTGACTGCGGCAATAGAGATGTTGACGGGCAAGGGATCAGCACGACATTCACGCAAGCCTGAGATTGTTGCGGATGCTGCCTACGCCATTCTCTGCAAGGATGCCAAGAATTTCACCGGACAGTTTGTCATCGATGAAGATATCCTGAGGGCAGAAGGAGTTAGTCAGGTTCAGATTGACCAATATGCCTGTGAACCTT CAAACAAGGAGAACCTGATGCCAGATTTCTTCTTGGATGTAAACCCGGACACAATCATTTCAAATCACAATGTGAAAGTCGACAAACCCAAGCCCAAAGTAGAAGTGAAGGAAGAGAAACCACCAACTGACGTAGAACACATCTTCTCTGCAATACAGGCTAACCTCAATGAGGAGCTGGTGCAGAAG gtGCAAGCCATGTACCAATTCAACGTAACAGGGCCGGAGGAAAGGACTTGGTTCTTGGATCTCAAGAATGGTCTCGGTTCCTGCGGCAAAGGCAAGGCTCCGTCTACACCTGACGCCACTCTTGCAATGTCTGATGTCAACTTCTACAAACTATTCTCAG gAAATTTGAAACCAGCTGCTGCGTTTATGACTGGAAAATTGAAGATACATGGAGACCTGAAGAAAGCTATGAAACTAGAGAAACTCATGGGTTCACTCAAGACAAAGCTGTGA
- the LOC124358975 gene encoding hydroxysteroid dehydrogenase-like protein 2 isoform X2 yields the protein MGPLRKLAGRTIFISGASRGIGKAIALKAARDGANVVIAAKTAEPHPKLPGTIYTAAKEVEEAGGQALPCVVDIREESQVAAAVNQAVERFGGIDILVNNASAISLTGTTDTDMKRYDLMQNINTRGTFLVSKMCIPHLKKSSNPHILNLSPPLNLAPHWFQNHVAYTIAKYGMSMCVLGMAEEFRRDGIAVNALWPKTAILTAAIEMLTGKGSARHSRKPEIVADAAYAILCKDAKNFTGQFVIDEDILRAEGVSQVQIDQYACEPSNKENLMPDFFLDVNPDTIISNHNVKVDKPKPKVEVKEEKPPTDVEHIFSAIQANLNEELVQKVQAMYQFNVTGPEERTWFLDLKNGLGSCGKGKAPSTPDATLAMSDVNFYKLFSGNLKPAAAFMTGKLKIHGDLKKAMKLEKLMGSLKTKL from the exons ATGGGTCCTTTAAG AAAGTTGGCTGGTCGCACTATCTTCATCTCGGGTGCAAGTCGAGGCATCGGCAAAGCAATTGCGCTCAAGGCTGCACGAGATGGAGCCAACGTTGTCATCGCTGCCAAAACAGCTGAGCCACATCCCAAGCTGCCTGGTACCATTTACACTGCAGCCAAGGAGG TGGAGGAAGCAGGGGGCCAAGCACTACCATGTGTAGTGGACATCCGAGAGGAGAGTCAAGTAGCAGCAGCAGTAAACCAGGCGGTGGAGCGGTTTGGAGGTATCGACATTCTTGTTAACAACGCCAGTGCTATTAGCCTGACTGGCACCACTGATACCGACATGAAGCGATATGACCTCATGCAGAACATCAATACTCGTGGCACCTTCCTCGT ATCTAAGATGTGTATTCCTCACTTGAAAAAGAGTTCAAACCCACACATTCTGAATTTGAGTCCACCTCTGAACTTGGCACCCCACTGGTTCCAGAACCACGTGGCTTACACCATCGCAAAGTACGGGATGTCTATGTGTGTTCTCGGCATGGCAGAGGAGTTTCGGAGAGACGGCATTGCTGTCAATGCTCTCTGGCCAAAAACTg CCATTCTGACTGCGGCAATAGAGATGTTGACGGGCAAGGGATCAGCACGACATTCACGCAAGCCTGAGATTGTTGCGGATGCTGCCTACGCCATTCTCTGCAAGGATGCCAAGAATTTCACCGGACAGTTTGTCATCGATGAAGATATCCTGAGGGCAGAAGGAGTTAGTCAGGTTCAGATTGACCAATATGCCTGTGAACCTT CAAACAAGGAGAACCTGATGCCAGATTTCTTCTTGGATGTAAACCCGGACACAATCATTTCAAATCACAATGTGAAAGTCGACAAACCCAAGCCCAAAGTAGAAGTGAAGGAAGAGAAACCACCAACTGACGTAGAACACATCTTCTCTGCAATACAGGCTAACCTCAATGAGGAGCTGGTGCAGAAG gtGCAAGCCATGTACCAATTCAACGTAACAGGGCCGGAGGAAAGGACTTGGTTCTTGGATCTCAAGAATGGTCTCGGTTCCTGCGGCAAAGGCAAGGCTCCGTCTACACCTGACGCCACTCTTGCAATGTCTGATGTCAACTTCTACAAACTATTCTCAG gAAATTTGAAACCAGCTGCTGCGTTTATGACTGGAAAATTGAAGATACATGGAGACCTGAAGAAAGCTATGAAACTAGAGAAACTCATGGGTTCACTCAAGACAAAGCTGTGA